The following proteins come from a genomic window of Streptococcus oralis:
- a CDS encoding putative DNA-binding protein, translating into MEIEKTNRMNALFEFYAALLTDKQMNYIELYYADDYSLAEIAEEFGVSRQAVYDNIKRTEKILEDYEMKLHMYSDYIVRSQIFDQILERYPKDDFLQEQVEILTSIDNRE; encoded by the coding sequence ATGGAAATTGAAAAAACCAATCGCATGAATGCGCTTTTTGAATTTTATGCTGCGCTTTTGACGGACAAGCAAATGAACTATATTGAGCTTTATTATGCAGATGACTATAGCCTTGCTGAGATTGCTGAAGAGTTCGGTGTCAGTCGTCAGGCTGTCTATGATAATATCAAGCGGACGGAAAAGATTCTAGAAGATTATGAGATGAAATTACACATGTACTCGGACTACATTGTTCGCAGTCAGATTTTTGACCAGATCTTGGAGCGCTATCCCAAGGATGACTTTCTGCAGGAGCAAGTTGAGATTTTAACGAGTATTGATAACAGGGAGTAA
- the tuf gene encoding elongation factor Tu, with translation MAKEKYDRSKPHVNIGTIGHVDHGKTTLTAAITTVLARRLPSAVNQPKDYASIDAAPEERERGITINTAHVEYETEKRHYAHIDAPGHADYVKNMITGAAQMDGAILVVASTDGPMPQTREHILLSRQVGVKHLIVFMNKIDLVDDEELLELVEMEIRDLLSEYDFPGDDLPVIQGSALKALEGDSKYEDIIMELMNTVDEYIPEPERDTDKPLLLPVEDVFSITGRGTVASGRIDRGTVRVNDEIEIVGIKEETQKAVVTGVEMFRKQLDEGLAGDNVGVLLRGVQRDEIERGQVIAKPGSINPHTKFKGEVYILTKEEGGRHTPFFNNYRPQFYFRTTDVTGSIELPAGTEMVMPGDNVTIDVELIHPIAVEQGTTFSIREGGRTVGSGMVTEIEA, from the coding sequence ATGGCAAAAGAAAAATACGATCGTAGTAAACCACACGTTAACATTGGTACTATCGGACACGTTGACCACGGTAAAACTACCCTAACTGCAGCTATCACAACTGTTTTGGCACGTCGCTTGCCTTCAGCAGTTAACCAACCTAAAGACTATGCGTCTATTGATGCTGCCCCAGAAGAACGCGAACGCGGTATCACTATCAACACTGCGCACGTTGAGTACGAAACTGAAAAACGTCACTATGCCCACATCGACGCTCCAGGACACGCGGACTATGTTAAAAACATGATCACTGGTGCCGCTCAAATGGACGGAGCTATCCTTGTAGTAGCTTCAACTGACGGACCAATGCCACAAACTCGTGAGCACATCCTTCTTTCACGTCAGGTTGGTGTTAAACATCTTATCGTCTTCATGAACAAAATTGACTTGGTAGACGACGAAGAGTTGCTTGAATTGGTTGAAATGGAAATCCGTGACCTCTTGTCAGAATACGACTTCCCAGGTGACGATCTTCCAGTTATCCAAGGTTCAGCTCTTAAAGCTCTTGAAGGTGACTCTAAGTACGAAGACATCATCATGGAATTGATGAACACTGTTGATGAGTACATCCCAGAACCAGAACGTGACACAGACAAACCATTGCTTCTTCCAGTCGAAGACGTATTCTCAATCACTGGACGTGGTACAGTTGCTTCAGGACGTATCGACCGTGGTACTGTTCGTGTTAACGACGAAATCGAAATCGTTGGTATCAAAGAAGAAACTCAAAAAGCAGTTGTTACTGGTGTTGAAATGTTCCGTAAACAACTTGACGAAGGTCTTGCAGGAGATAACGTAGGTGTCCTTCTTCGTGGTGTTCAACGTGACGAAATCGAACGTGGACAAGTTATCGCTAAACCAGGTTCAATCAACCCACACACTAAATTTAAAGGTGAAGTCTACATCCTTACTAAAGAAGAAGGTGGACGTCACACTCCATTCTTCAACAACTACCGTCCACAATTCTACTTCCGTACTACTGACGTTACAGGTTCAATCGAACTTCCTGCAGGTACTGAAATGGTAATGCCTGGTGATAACGTGACTATCGACGTTGAGTTGATCCACCCAATCGCCGTAGAACAAGGTACTACATTCTCTATCCGTGAGGGTGGACGTACTGTTGGTTCAGGTATGGTTACAGAAATCGAAGCTTAA
- a CDS encoding AI-2E family transporter has translation MFRRNKLFFWTAEILLLTLIFYLWREMGAIVTPFVMVANTIMIPFLLGGFFYYLTNPIVTFLEKKCKVNRLIGVLITLCALIGTIVVGVVYLLPILINQLTSLIISSQNIYSRLQDLIYDLSMNPIFQNIDIQKTIQQLNLSYVDILQNILNSVSNSLGSVLSALFSTVLILIMTPVFLIYFLLDGHKFLPMLERTVLKHDKLNFSSLLKNLNATIARYISGIAIDAVIIGCLAYVGYSTIGLKYALVFAIFSGLANLIPYVGPSIGLIPMIIANVFTDPHRVLIAVIYMLIIQQVDGNILYPRIVGGVMKVHPITILVLLLLSSNIYGVIGMIVAVPTYSILKEITKFLAKLYENHKEAKEKKLEKSESI, from the coding sequence ATGTTCCGTAGAAACAAGTTATTTTTTTGGACAGCTGAAATTTTACTATTAACTCTTATTTTCTACCTTTGGAGGGAGATGGGAGCGATTGTCACACCTTTTGTGATGGTAGCTAATACCATTATGATTCCATTTTTGCTCGGAGGATTTTTCTATTACCTGACAAATCCCATCGTAACATTTCTAGAAAAGAAATGTAAAGTCAATCGTTTGATAGGTGTGCTCATCACTCTTTGTGCCTTGATTGGTACAATAGTAGTAGGGGTAGTCTACTTGCTACCGATTTTGATTAATCAGTTGACAAGTTTGATTATTTCTAGTCAGAATATCTATAGCCGCTTGCAAGATTTGATATATGATTTATCAATGAATCCAATCTTTCAAAATATTGATATTCAAAAAACCATTCAACAGTTGAATTTATCTTACGTTGATATTTTACAAAATATTCTCAACAGTGTGAGCAATAGTTTAGGCAGCGTTCTTTCAGCCTTGTTTAGTACTGTTTTGATTCTCATTATGACACCAGTCTTTTTGATTTATTTCTTGCTTGATGGTCATAAATTCCTGCCGATGTTGGAACGAACAGTCCTAAAACATGATAAATTAAACTTCTCCAGTCTCTTGAAGAATTTGAACGCCACTATCGCACGTTATATCAGTGGGATTGCGATTGATGCTGTTATTATCGGATGTTTGGCCTATGTTGGTTACAGTACGATAGGGTTGAAATATGCTCTAGTCTTTGCTATTTTTTCTGGTTTGGCAAATCTGATTCCTTATGTTGGACCAAGTATCGGTCTGATTCCCATGATTATTGCCAATGTCTTTACTGATCCGCACAGAGTTCTCATTGCAGTAATTTATATGCTGATTATCCAACAGGTGGATGGGAATATCCTCTACCCTCGTATCGTTGGAGGTGTTATGAAGGTTCATCCAATCACCATTCTGGTCCTTCTCTTACTTTCTAGCAATATTTATGGTGTTATAGGAATGATTGTAGCAGTGCCAACATATTCTATCCTAAAAGAAATTACTAAGTTCTTGGCGAAATTATATGAAAATCATAAAGAAGCCAAAGAAAAAAAACTGGAAAAATCAGAATCAATCTAA
- the pbp3 gene encoding D-alanyl-D-alanine carboxypeptidase PBP3, with protein sequence MKKIILSLLTLIIFGTATPTVSAQDFDVAAKHAIAVEANTGKILYEKDATQAVEIASITKILTVYLVYEALEQGTISLSTPVDISDYPYQLTTNSEASNVPMEARKYTVEQLLEATLVSSANSAAIALAEKIAGSEKDFVDKMRAKLLEWGIKDATIVNTTGLNNETLGNNIYPGSKKDEENKLSAYDVAIIARNLIRDYPQVLEITKKSSSTFAGMEIHSTNYMLEGMPAYRGGVDGLKTGTTDKAGASFVGTTTEKGMRIITVVLNADQQNSNPYARFTATSSLLDYITSNYALKTIVQKGEAYKDSKVSVLDGKEDTVTAVAKSDITVIQRLGSRASSSLQFTPKTKAETAPLEAETVVGHLTYDDQDLVGQGYLTSEKPSFEMVAEKKVEKAFFLKVWWNQFIRFINEKL encoded by the coding sequence ATGAAGAAAATAATTTTATCCTTACTAACTCTTATCATTTTTGGTACAGCCACTCCTACTGTATCCGCACAAGATTTTGATGTTGCTGCTAAACATGCCATTGCTGTTGAAGCAAACACTGGGAAAATTCTCTACGAAAAAGATGCTACTCAAGCTGTTGAAATTGCCTCTATCACCAAGATTCTCACGGTCTACCTAGTCTATGAAGCCTTGGAGCAAGGGACCATTAGCCTATCTACCCCAGTTGATATCTCCGACTATCCATACCAACTCACAACCAATTCTGAGGCTAGCAATGTTCCTATGGAAGCACGCAAGTATACAGTGGAACAATTATTGGAAGCAACTCTAGTATCAAGTGCCAATAGTGCAGCAATTGCTCTTGCTGAAAAAATTGCTGGTTCAGAGAAAGACTTCGTTGACAAGATGAGGGCGAAACTTCTTGAATGGGGCATCAAAGATGCTACTATTGTCAATACTACTGGACTTAATAACGAAACACTTGGAAATAATATCTATCCTGGTTCTAAAAAGGATGAGGAAAACAAGCTAAGCGCTTACGATGTGGCCATCATCGCTCGAAACCTCATCAGAGATTACCCTCAAGTTTTAGAAATCACCAAGAAATCTTCATCAACATTTGCTGGTATGGAAATTCACTCTACTAACTATATGTTGGAAGGGATGCCAGCATATCGAGGTGGAGTTGATGGGCTCAAAACTGGTACAACAGACAAGGCAGGTGCTTCTTTCGTTGGAACAACTACCGAAAAAGGTATGCGAATCATCACAGTTGTCTTAAACGCTGACCAGCAAAACAGTAATCCTTACGCTCGCTTTACTGCTACTTCTTCTCTTTTGGACTATATAACATCTAATTATGCTCTCAAAACAATTGTCCAGAAGGGAGAAGCCTACAAAGATAGCAAAGTTTCTGTACTTGATGGGAAGGAAGATACCGTAACTGCTGTTGCTAAATCTGATATCACTGTCATACAACGATTGGGAAGTCGAGCATCATCAAGCCTGCAGTTCACTCCAAAAACCAAGGCCGAGACAGCGCCACTAGAAGCTGAAACTGTTGTTGGTCATCTAACCTATGATGACCAAGATTTGGTTGGTCAAGGTTATCTCACTTCTGAAAAACCTTCTTTTGAAATGGTCGCTGAAAAGAAAGTAGAAAAAGCCTTCTTTTTAAAAGTTTGGTGGAATCAATTCATCCGCTTTATCAATGAAAAACTATAA
- the sdbB gene encoding thiol-disulfide oxidoreductase-associated lipoprotein SdbB, producing MKKVIFMGLSLMSLFLLIACGEKETKQTSSPKQPAVQQIAVGKDAPDFTLQSMDGKEVKLSDYKGKKVYLKFWASWCGPCKKSMPELMELAAKQDRDFEILSVIAPGLQGEKTVEEFPKWYQEQGYKDIPVLYDTQATTFQAYQIRSIPTEYLIDSQGKIGKIQFGAISNADAEAAFKEMK from the coding sequence ATGAAAAAAGTTATTTTTATGGGATTGAGCCTCATGTCTCTATTTCTGTTGATTGCCTGTGGTGAAAAAGAAACCAAACAGACAAGCAGTCCAAAACAACCTGCTGTACAACAAATCGCAGTGGGTAAAGATGCACCAGACTTCACCTTACAGTCCATGGATGGCAAAGAAGTGAAACTATCGGACTACAAAGGGAAAAAAGTCTATTTGAAATTCTGGGCTTCTTGGTGTGGACCATGTAAAAAAAGCATGCCTGAGCTGATGGAACTAGCTGCCAAACAAGATCGAGACTTTGAAATTTTGAGTGTCATTGCACCAGGACTACAAGGTGAAAAAACAGTTGAAGAGTTTCCAAAATGGTACCAAGAACAAGGCTACAAGGATATACCAGTTCTATATGATACCCAAGCAACTACTTTTCAAGCCTACCAAATTCGTAGTATTCCGACAGAATACTTGATTGATAGTCAAGGAAAAATCGGAAAAATCCAATTTGGAGCTATTAGCAATGCAGATGCGGAAGCAGCATTTAAAGAAATGAAATAA
- the ccdA2 gene encoding thiol-disulfide oxidoreductase-associated membrane protein CcdA2 — translation MESIIFLVSVFLAGILSFFSPCIFPLLPVYAGILLDDQGNSKSFRFFGRDVAWSGLIRTLCFIAGISLIFFILGFGAGFLGHMLYADWFRYAMGTVIILLGLHQMEILHFNKLEVQKTVTFKQSKSNHYLSAFLLGITFSFGWTPCIGPVLSSVLALAASGGNGAWQGAILTLVYTLGMALPFLVLALASGWIMPYFSKLKPHMILLKKIGGVLIILMGLLLMLGQLNALSGILG, via the coding sequence TTGGAGTCGATTATATTTCTAGTATCCGTTTTTTTAGCTGGCATACTGTCTTTCTTTTCACCTTGCATCTTCCCTTTGCTACCTGTCTATGCTGGTATTTTACTGGATGATCAGGGAAATTCAAAAAGTTTTCGCTTTTTTGGAAGAGACGTTGCATGGTCAGGCTTAATTCGGACCTTGTGCTTTATTGCTGGAATCTCCCTTATTTTCTTTATTTTGGGATTTGGAGCTGGATTCCTAGGGCACATGCTCTATGCTGACTGGTTTCGTTATGCTATGGGGACGGTCATTATCCTCTTGGGCCTTCACCAGATGGAAATCTTGCATTTCAATAAACTGGAAGTTCAAAAAACAGTCACCTTCAAACAATCAAAGTCAAATCACTATCTGTCAGCCTTTTTACTTGGGATAACCTTTAGTTTTGGTTGGACTCCTTGTATCGGACCGGTTTTAAGTTCGGTCTTGGCTCTTGCAGCTTCAGGAGGGAATGGTGCTTGGCAAGGAGCTATACTAACCTTAGTGTACACATTAGGGATGGCACTTCCTTTCCTTGTTCTGGCCTTGGCTTCGGGATGGATCATGCCCTATTTTAGCAAATTAAAACCCCATATGATCCTACTAAAGAAAATCGGGGGAGTCTTGATTATTTTGATGGGATTATTATTAATGCTAGGGCAGTTAAATGCCTTGTCAGGAATTCTTGGATAA
- a CDS encoding methionyl aminopeptidase, translated as MITLKSAREIEAMDKAGDFLASIHIGLRDLIKPGVDMWEVEEYVRRRCKEENFLPLQIGVDGAVMDYPYATCCSLNDEVAHAFPRHYILKDGDLLKVDMVLGGPIAKSDLNVSKLNFNNVEQMKKYTQSYTGGLADSCWAYAVGTPSEEVKNLMDVTKEAMYIGIEQAVAGNRIGDIGAAIQEYAESRGYGVVRDLVGHGVGPTMHEEPMVPNYGIAGRGLRLREGMVLTIEPMINTGDWEIDTDMKTGWAHKTIDGGLSCQYEHQFVITKDGPVILTSQGEEGTY; from the coding sequence ATGATAACTTTAAAATCAGCACGTGAAATCGAAGCCATGGATAAGGCTGGTGATTTCCTAGCAAGTATCCATATCGGCTTACGTGATTTGATTAAGCCAGGCGTGGATATGTGGGAAGTCGAAGAGTACGTTCGTCGACGTTGTAAAGAGGAAAATTTCCTTCCTCTACAGATTGGCGTGGATGGCGCAGTCATGGATTACCCATACGCTACCTGTTGCTCTCTCAACGACGAAGTTGCTCATGCTTTTCCACGTCATTACATTTTGAAAGATGGAGACTTGCTCAAGGTTGATATGGTACTGGGTGGTCCGATTGCCAAATCCGACCTCAATGTATCTAAACTCAACTTTAATAATGTTGAGCAAATGAAAAAATACACCCAAAGCTATACTGGTGGTTTAGCAGACTCATGTTGGGCTTATGCGGTTGGTACACCGTCTGAAGAAGTGAAAAACTTGATGGACGTGACCAAGGAAGCTATGTATATAGGGATTGAGCAAGCAGTTGCTGGCAATCGTATCGGTGATATCGGTGCAGCAATTCAGGAATATGCTGAAAGTCGCGGTTACGGTGTCGTACGTGATTTGGTTGGTCATGGTGTTGGACCAACTATGCACGAAGAGCCAATGGTTCCTAACTACGGTATAGCAGGTCGTGGACTCCGTCTCCGTGAAGGAATGGTGCTGACCATTGAACCCATGATCAATACTGGTGACTGGGAAATCGATACAGATATGAAGACTGGTTGGGCTCATAAAACCATCGATGGGGGCCTATCTTGTCAATATGAACACCAGTTTGTGATTACAAAAGACGGTCCTGTTATCTTGACAAGTCAAGGTGAAGAAGGAACGTATTAA